From Candidatus Hydrogenedens sp., one genomic window encodes:
- the rpsH gene encoding 30S ribosomal protein S8 codes for MSMNDPISDMLTRIRNAAQAGHVTVEIPASKIKEEICKVLKKEGFIADYQLDKDSKVPQLKIQLNYTKDRRSVIQGIRRVSRPSIRRYSGYRDLKPVRSGFGMQIMSTPKGIMTGREAKKQKLGGEIICEVW; via the coding sequence ATGTCAATGAATGACCCCATCAGTGATATGCTAACGCGGATACGCAATGCAGCACAAGCAGGACATGTAACCGTAGAAATTCCTGCTTCTAAAATAAAAGAAGAAATCTGCAAGGTCCTTAAAAAAGAGGGATTTATTGCAGATTATCAGCTGGATAAGGATAGCAAAGTACCCCAATTAAAAATTCAATTAAACTATACCAAAGACCGTCGTTCAGTAATTCAAGGAATTCGAAGGGTAAGTAGACCCAGTATCCGCAGGTATTCCGGTTATCGTGACCTGAAACCTGTGCGGAGCGGTTTTGGAATGCAAATTATGTCAACCCCGAAGGGGATTATGACAGGTCGTGAAGCAAAGAAACAAAAGCTCGGTGGCGAGATTATTTGTGAAGTATGGTAA
- the rplN gene encoding 50S ribosomal protein L14, whose amino-acid sequence MIQIYSRLKVADNSGARVIRVIQVMGSSKRRYAGLGDIITASVKEAIPNSNVKKGDVVKAVVVRMRRDTQRPDGTTIRFDSNAAVILNNQMEPRGTRIFGPVARELREKGFMRIVSLAPEVL is encoded by the coding sequence ATGATTCAGATATATTCAAGATTAAAAGTGGCCGATAACTCCGGTGCCCGAGTTATTCGGGTTATCCAGGTAATGGGTAGTTCCAAGCGTCGTTATGCGGGCTTAGGAGATATTATAACTGCCAGTGTAAAAGAAGCCATCCCCAACTCCAATGTAAAGAAAGGGGATGTTGTGAAAGCGGTTGTTGTTCGTATGCGTCGTGATACACAACGCCCGGACGGAACAACCATCCGTTTTGATTCCAATGCAGCAGTGATACTTAACAATCAAATGGAACCTCGGGGAACACGCATTTTCGGACCCGTTGCCCGTGAATTGCGGGAAAAAGGGTTCATGCGAATTGTTTCCTTAGCCCCGGAAGTGTTATAG
- the rplF gene encoding 50S ribosomal protein L6, which translates to MSRIGKLPVPVPDGVKCELQGNTLTVTGPKGTLQRTFHPEVIINIEGKQIVVQRPSDKREHKALHGLTRVLIHNMIIGVTKGYQKTLLIEGVGYRASLQGKNLNLTLGFSHPVTMEPPPGITFAVENPQTIKVIGIDKELVGQVSANIRALRKPEPYKGKGIRYDYERIHRKESKASGK; encoded by the coding sequence GTGTCACGGATAGGTAAATTACCGGTGCCCGTACCCGATGGTGTGAAATGCGAATTACAAGGGAACACCCTGACCGTTACGGGACCCAAAGGAACACTACAGAGAACCTTTCATCCAGAGGTCATTATAAATATTGAAGGCAAGCAAATCGTTGTTCAAAGACCCAGTGATAAAAGAGAACACAAAGCCCTGCATGGGTTAACCCGTGTTTTAATCCATAACATGATAATCGGTGTAACAAAGGGCTACCAGAAGACCTTATTAATTGAAGGTGTCGGATATCGTGCTTCCTTACAGGGAAAGAATTTAAACCTTACATTAGGTTTCAGTCATCCCGTTACTATGGAACCACCCCCCGGGATTACTTTCGCTGTGGAAAACCCACAAACGATAAAAGTTATCGGTATTGATAAAGAATTGGTGGGACAGGTCTCTGCAAATATTCGTGCGTTACGCAAACCCGAACCGTATAAAGGTAAGGGAATCCGTTACGACTATGAACGCATTCATAGAAAAGAATCCAAAGCAAGTGGAAAATAA
- the rplR gene encoding 50S ribosomal protein L18 has translation MKKIYQKLVRLERRKQRVRKKIFGTPSCPRLRVTKTLNHIYAQIIDDTQGKTLVSASSVQLKIKGGNIESAKQVGSELAKKALNLSISRVAFDRGGHLYHGRIKALADSAREAGLKF, from the coding sequence ATGAAGAAAATTTATCAAAAATTAGTTCGTTTGGAACGGAGAAAACAAAGAGTTCGTAAAAAGATTTTTGGGACGCCGTCCTGTCCGAGACTGCGTGTTACAAAAACATTAAATCATATCTATGCCCAGATAATTGATGATACACAGGGAAAAACTCTGGTTTCTGCGTCCTCTGTGCAACTGAAGATTAAAGGCGGAAATATCGAATCCGCTAAACAGGTAGGAAGTGAACTTGCGAAAAAAGCACTTAACCTATCTATCTCTCGAGTTGCATTCGACCGTGGAGGGCATTTGTATCATGGTAGAATAAAAGCTCTGGCAGACTCCGCACGAGAAGCTGGATTAAAATTCTAA
- the rpmC gene encoding 50S ribosomal protein L29, whose amino-acid sequence MQAKDLRDKTNEELIALLEERKKELINFRLKLVTGVVDNVRAGRLVRKDIARIKTILRERELSEQGRKESKKKK is encoded by the coding sequence ATGCAGGCGAAGGATTTACGCGATAAAACTAACGAGGAATTGATAGCACTCCTCGAAGAACGAAAAAAAGAATTAATCAATTTTCGACTGAAATTAGTAACAGGCGTGGTTGATAATGTTCGGGCGGGTCGTCTTGTCCGTAAAGATATTGCACGGATAAAGACGATACTGAGAGAACGAGAATTATCGGAACAAGGTAGAAAAGAAAGTAAAAAGAAAAAGTAG
- the rpsQ gene encoding 30S ribosomal protein S17, which produces MSSENTKTKGLKKELVGIVTSDAMNKTITVSVERLKYHPLYKKGVKRTKKYKAHDEENKAKTGDLVRIRECRPLSKTKRWRLIEIIQSADVLKKKAIDEDLQIDETNELVSSEQPAEE; this is translated from the coding sequence ATGAGTTCAGAAAATACAAAGACAAAAGGATTGAAAAAAGAACTCGTTGGGATAGTTACGAGTGATGCCATGAATAAGACGATTACAGTGAGTGTAGAGAGATTAAAATATCATCCACTTTACAAAAAAGGCGTCAAACGAACCAAGAAATATAAGGCACATGACGAAGAAAACAAAGCCAAAACAGGAGACCTTGTTCGTATTCGTGAATGCCGACCTTTAAGTAAAACCAAACGCTGGAGATTGATAGAAATAATCCAATCTGCGGATGTTCTTAAGAAGAAAGCGATAGATGAAGATTTACAGATAGATGAAACTAACGAACTTGTAAGTTCAGAACAACCAGCAGAGGAGTAA
- the rplE gene encoding 50S ribosomal protein L5 gives MAPRLKEKYFQQIVPEAMKKFQYKNIMQVPRLEKIVVNMGVGDATQDARLLENAANELGIITGQKPQIRKARKSVSNFKLRKGVSIGCRVTLRGDRMYEFMDRLFNIAIPRIRDFRGVPTKSFDPFGNYTLGLKEQTIFPEINIDSIQRVRGMNITFVFKNSTSADANREILRMFGMPFTT, from the coding sequence GTGGCTCCAAGGTTAAAAGAGAAATATTTTCAACAAATCGTCCCTGAGGCGATGAAAAAGTTCCAATACAAAAATATTATGCAGGTTCCACGATTGGAAAAAATCGTTGTGAATATGGGTGTTGGAGACGCCACACAGGATGCTCGACTTTTAGAAAATGCCGCTAATGAATTGGGGATTATTACAGGACAAAAACCCCAAATTCGTAAAGCAAGAAAGTCGGTATCTAACTTTAAGTTAAGAAAAGGTGTCAGTATTGGTTGTCGAGTAACTTTGCGTGGTGACCGTATGTATGAATTTATGGATAGACTTTTTAATATTGCTATTCCCCGTATTCGCGACTTCCGTGGAGTGCCTACGAAATCATTTGACCCCTTTGGTAACTATACATTAGGGTTAAAAGAACAAACGATTTTCCCGGAAATAAACATTGATAGTATCCAGCGTGTTCGTGGAATGAACATTACTTTCGTATTTAAAAATTCCACATCTGCAGATGCTAATCGTGAAATATTAAGAATGTTTGGAATGCCATTTACAACATAG
- the rplP gene encoding 50S ribosomal protein L16, translating to MLSPRRTKYRKQQRGRRRGVSKGATEVNFGEYGLKALETAWITARQIEAARIAITRHLKRGGKIFVRVFPDKPISKKPAETRMGKGKGAPEEWVAVVKRGRILFEVEGVEQSLAEEAFRLAGHKLPIKTTLIKRS from the coding sequence ATGTTATCTCCACGCAGAACGAAATACAGAAAACAGCAACGCGGAAGAAGACGCGGTGTTTCTAAAGGTGCCACAGAAGTTAATTTTGGTGAATATGGCCTTAAAGCCTTAGAAACCGCATGGATTACAGCGAGACAAATAGAAGCGGCGCGTATTGCGATTACCCGACATCTAAAACGCGGAGGAAAAATCTTCGTTCGCGTTTTTCCGGATAAACCCATTTCTAAAAAACCGGCAGAAACCCGTATGGGTAAAGGAAAAGGTGCACCAGAGGAATGGGTCGCGGTGGTAAAAAGAGGCCGCATCCTTTTCGAAGTAGAAGGTGTAGAACAGAGTTTAGCAGAAGAAGCGTTTCGTTTGGCGGGACATAAATTGCCCATTAAAACAACATTGATAAAACGAAGTTAA
- the rplX gene encoding 50S ribosomal protein L24, translating into MHIRKKDTVIVIRGEYKGKKGRVLEVYPKKQKILVEGVNIVKRHTKPSSRNQAGGIVQKEAPIHISNVAPWCEAINAPSKIKMKRLEDGRRVRVWEATGEALD; encoded by the coding sequence ATGCATATTCGTAAGAAAGATACCGTAATAGTTATTCGCGGAGAATACAAAGGGAAAAAAGGCCGAGTTTTAGAAGTATACCCTAAGAAACAAAAAATATTAGTGGAAGGGGTCAATATTGTAAAAAGACATACCAAACCTTCTTCACGAAATCAGGCAGGTGGAATTGTCCAGAAAGAAGCCCCTATCCACATTTCCAATGTAGCACCCTGGTGCGAAGCCATTAACGCACCGTCAAAAATAAAAATGAAACGATTAGAAGATGGACGCCGTGTTCGTGTTTGGGAAGCAACCGGTGAAGCATTAGATTAA
- a CDS encoding type Z 30S ribosomal protein S14: protein MAKKSLMIKANRPPKFKVRKYNRCKRCGRPRAFMRDFQICRICFRTLALEGKIPGVTKSSW, encoded by the coding sequence GTGGCTAAGAAATCTTTAATGATAAAAGCAAACAGACCTCCCAAGTTCAAGGTTCGCAAATACAATCGCTGTAAGCGATGTGGAAGGCCACGAGCCTTTATGCGTGATTTCCAGATTTGCAGAATTTGCTTTCGCACTTTGGCTTTGGAAGGTAAAATTCCCGGTGTAACTAAATCGAGTTGGTAA